A region from the Vibrio artabrorum genome encodes:
- the moeB gene encoding molybdopterin-synthase adenylyltransferase MoeB — MEILSDAEMLRYNRQIILKQFDFEGQEALKQSSILVLGAGGLGCASAQYLATAGIGKLTLIDDDVVELSNLQRQVLHTDADIGKKKVNSAAESLQVLNPHLTIETVDRRLDDPALAQLIEAHSLVLDASDNVETRNQLNRLCYASKTPLVSGAAIRMEGQISVFTYQDENAPCYQCLSALFGNAALSCVEAGVMAPVVGMVGAAQALEAIKVIAQYGQPKQGKLLILDAMSHSWREMNLMKMPNCSVCK; from the coding sequence ATGGAAATACTGTCTGATGCAGAAATGCTTCGCTACAACCGCCAGATCATTCTTAAACAGTTTGACTTTGAAGGCCAAGAAGCGCTGAAACAGAGCTCGATCTTGGTGTTAGGCGCCGGCGGCTTAGGTTGTGCCTCTGCTCAATATCTTGCAACGGCAGGCATTGGTAAGCTGACGCTTATCGATGATGATGTTGTCGAACTTTCAAATTTGCAGCGACAAGTGCTTCACACTGACGCTGATATTGGTAAGAAGAAGGTTAATTCAGCTGCTGAGTCTTTACAGGTGTTAAACCCGCACTTGACCATTGAAACGGTTGATCGCAGGCTTGATGACCCAGCGCTTGCTCAGTTGATTGAAGCACACTCACTGGTACTGGATGCCAGTGATAACGTTGAAACGCGCAATCAATTGAACCGTTTATGCTACGCATCGAAAACGCCTCTCGTATCGGGGGCTGCAATTCGTATGGAAGGCCAAATCAGCGTATTCACTTATCAAGATGAAAATGCACCGTGTTACCAGTGCTTGAGCGCTCTATTCGGCAACGCGGCTCTAAGCTGTGTCGAAGCCGGCGTTATGGCGCCTGTTGTTGGCATGGTAGGCGCGGCTCAGGCTTTAGAAGCGATTAAAGTTATCGCCCAGTATGGACAACCCAAACAAGGCAAGCTGTTGATTCTCGATGCCATGTCTCACAGCTGGCGTGAAATGAATTTAATGAAGATGCCTAATTGTTCGGTGTGTAAATAG
- a CDS encoding PQQ-dependent sugar dehydrogenase, with protein MITYRPALYLAKVLIASSAVASPSALAWQAEKITDGLKVPWGLAYVNESSMLITEKAGSIKHVDLQTGDQKTLFRLPNVWAKGQGGLLDIALSPFEMSKFYVTYSKNIDGEGVTTLASANYSNNEITNWTDVLVSKSRTGTGRHFGSRITFDDSHLYFSIGDRGDRDNGQDTMTHAGSILRLNADGSTPSDNPFTDNSKVLNEIWSYGHRNPQGLYYDFPTQKLWSIEHGPRGGDEINLIKAGANYGWPITSHGKEYWGPISVGESATKEGVAAPKKVYVPSIAPGSLVVYQGEKYPELKGKLLAGALKLTHINIVTVNEQGEAIEEERILEALGERIRDIETSPNGDIFFSTDNGNLYRLKK; from the coding sequence ATGATCACTTATCGCCCAGCGCTCTACCTTGCCAAAGTACTCATTGCATCAAGCGCAGTCGCTTCCCCCTCTGCTTTGGCATGGCAAGCCGAAAAGATCACTGACGGACTCAAAGTTCCTTGGGGGCTGGCTTATGTCAATGAGAGTTCTATGCTGATCACAGAAAAAGCGGGAAGCATTAAACATGTTGATTTGCAAACGGGGGATCAAAAGACGTTATTTAGATTGCCAAATGTTTGGGCCAAAGGCCAAGGTGGATTATTGGATATCGCACTGTCCCCTTTTGAAATGAGCAAGTTCTACGTCACTTACAGTAAAAACATCGATGGTGAAGGCGTAACGACACTGGCTTCTGCTAATTACAGCAATAATGAAATCACCAATTGGACAGACGTGTTGGTGTCGAAATCCAGAACGGGCACCGGACGTCATTTTGGTAGCCGTATCACCTTTGATGATAGCCACCTGTATTTTTCAATCGGCGACCGTGGTGACCGAGACAACGGCCAAGATACCATGACTCACGCCGGATCAATATTGCGATTGAATGCCGATGGCAGCACACCCAGTGATAACCCATTCACGGATAACAGCAAGGTGCTCAATGAGATTTGGAGCTATGGTCATCGTAACCCTCAAGGGCTGTATTACGATTTCCCGACACAAAAGCTGTGGTCGATTGAACACGGTCCGCGCGGTGGTGATGAAATTAACCTAATCAAAGCCGGCGCCAACTACGGTTGGCCAATCACCTCCCACGGAAAAGAGTATTGGGGCCCTATTAGCGTTGGCGAGTCTGCAACCAAAGAGGGTGTTGCAGCACCTAAAAAAGTCTATGTTCCTTCAATCGCTCCGGGCAGCTTGGTGGTTTACCAAGGAGAGAAGTACCCAGAACTAAAAGGCAAGCTGCTGGCTGGCGCACTAAAACTGACTCACATCAATATTGTGACCGTCAATGAACAAGGTGAAGCCATCGAAGAAGAACGCATTTTAGAGGCGTTGGGGGAAAGAATAAGAGACATCGAAACGTCACCAAACGGCGACATCTTCTTCAGCACCGATAATGGCAACCTGTACCGCTTGAAAAAGTAG
- a CDS encoding DUF6622 family protein, producing MFIEIVRNTPVWVWFLFAYLVRRGITSLRPREVSVGRLLIIPMLFFIWGIYGITTTVPLTSLTLTIVVASLVVGVLGLLLVNRVFISQAKYDPNTMMLTLPGQPISLLLILFAFISHYVFSAFIAVDPQIVSSASFITVFCVLSGVSIGSFWGNTLGNLNVVVKTRKSTTAV from the coding sequence ATGTTTATTGAAATAGTTAGGAATACACCTGTTTGGGTATGGTTTCTTTTTGCCTATTTAGTCCGTCGCGGGATTACATCATTAAGACCAAGGGAAGTGTCTGTTGGAAGATTATTGATTATACCTATGCTTTTCTTTATATGGGGTATTTATGGCATCACAACAACTGTACCGTTGACTAGCTTAACCTTAACCATAGTTGTCGCTTCTCTTGTGGTAGGAGTATTAGGTCTTCTATTAGTTAATAGAGTCTTCATTAGTCAGGCTAAATATGACCCCAATACGATGATGTTAACACTACCGGGACAACCCATTTCTCTATTACTGATACTCTTTGCTTTTATTTCACATTATGTATTTTCTGCTTTTATTGCAGTTGATCCCCAAATCGTGAGCTCTGCTTCTTTTATCACAGTTTTCTGTGTTTTATCAGGAGTTAGCATCGGTTCTTTTTGGGGCAATACGTTAGGAAACCTTAATGTTGTAGTAAAAACGAGAAAATCAACTACTGCAGTTTAA
- a CDS encoding cold-shock protein, translating into MSNTVTGTVKWFNETKGFGFIQQENGPDVFAHFSAITGEGFKTLAEGQKVEFVVSQGQKGPQADSIKVL; encoded by the coding sequence ATGTCTAACACAGTTACTGGTACAGTAAAATGGTTCAACGAAACTAAAGGCTTCGGCTTCATTCAACAAGAAAACGGCCCAGACGTATTCGCACACTTCTCTGCTATCACAGGCGAAGGTTTCAAAACTCTTGCTGAAGGACAAAAAGTTGAGTTCGTCGTATCTCAAGGTCAAAAAGGCCCACAAGCTGACAGCATCAAAGTACTTTAA
- a CDS encoding YaeQ family protein gives MALKPTIYKFRISLTDMNRDYYDSFNLTVAQHPSETEQRMMARVMAFCINASPELEFTKGLSSIEEPDLWQKSLDDQILEWIDVGEPDPERVKKATRLSKSVRVFSFNTKSNVWWEQNKGKFGYLKAQIVRLDNTGIEQLAEMTQRTMDLSVMLSGNSAFVNSDTQSAEVTWEELQSND, from the coding sequence ATGGCTCTCAAACCGACAATCTATAAGTTTCGTATCTCTTTAACCGATATGAATCGCGACTATTACGACTCTTTTAATCTAACGGTTGCACAACACCCTTCTGAAACAGAACAGCGCATGATGGCGCGTGTCATGGCTTTCTGTATCAATGCCTCTCCTGAACTTGAGTTCACTAAAGGGTTGTCTAGCATTGAAGAACCTGATTTATGGCAGAAGTCGTTAGATGACCAAATCCTAGAGTGGATTGATGTTGGCGAACCCGATCCAGAGCGTGTGAAAAAAGCGACTCGCTTATCAAAGTCTGTGCGCGTCTTCAGTTTCAACACAAAGTCGAACGTGTGGTGGGAGCAAAACAAAGGCAAATTCGGTTATCTAAAAGCTCAAATTGTCCGCTTGGATAACACCGGTATCGAGCAGCTCGCTGAAATGACACAGCGCACAATGGATCTTTCTGTCATGCTATCGGGTAACTCTGCGTTCGTTAACAGCGACACGCAATCGGCAGAAGTCACGTGGGAAGAGCTACAGAGTAATGATTGA
- a CDS encoding NADH:flavin oxidoreductase encodes MSTLFTETHIGKMRLKNRFMRSATWENMATEDGHMTDKLYAIYEELAQGEVGLIVTGYANIVEEEKPNAGMMGMYNDSFIAEYQKLTQLVHDNDSKIVMQLAYGGTKTTYDLGERVIYAPSEVPEKGTQTLGKAMTKDEIDYIVDAFAQASLRAQKSGFDGVEIHAAHTYLINQFLSPYYNQREDEYGGSLENRMRFLLEIYTATRKLVGDDFPILVKLTASEFFEGGVTFDETRIVCKKLEQVGVDGIVVSGNIHGKADTMIGESHDGFTIQAEGYFHEYGDAISQDVNIPVITVGGLTDFDAIEAIANNTGIEYFALSRPLLSEPHLVKRWKDGDRSPVECERCSKCRTKRGNFCVVNKDRKVQLARM; translated from the coding sequence TTGAGCACTTTGTTTACAGAAACCCACATTGGCAAGATGAGACTAAAGAACCGCTTCATGAGAAGTGCAACGTGGGAAAATATGGCCACTGAAGATGGGCATATGACAGATAAACTGTACGCTATCTATGAAGAGCTGGCTCAAGGCGAAGTCGGCCTGATCGTGACGGGTTACGCGAACATCGTTGAAGAAGAAAAGCCAAATGCAGGCATGATGGGGATGTATAACGATTCATTCATTGCAGAGTATCAAAAGCTGACTCAACTAGTGCACGATAACGACTCTAAAATCGTGATGCAATTGGCTTATGGTGGCACCAAAACCACGTATGATCTTGGCGAACGCGTGATCTACGCACCAAGTGAAGTGCCAGAAAAAGGAACTCAAACGCTAGGCAAAGCGATGACCAAAGACGAGATCGACTACATTGTTGATGCCTTTGCTCAAGCGTCTTTGAGAGCACAAAAGTCAGGCTTTGATGGCGTTGAGATTCATGCCGCTCACACTTACCTGATTAACCAGTTCTTAAGTCCTTATTACAACCAACGTGAAGATGAATACGGCGGTAGCTTAGAAAACCGCATGAGATTCTTGTTAGAGATCTATACCGCGACGCGTAAGCTGGTGGGGGATGATTTCCCTATATTAGTTAAGCTGACTGCATCGGAGTTTTTTGAAGGTGGTGTCACCTTTGACGAAACACGTATTGTGTGTAAAAAGCTTGAACAAGTGGGCGTGGATGGCATTGTCGTATCAGGTAATATTCATGGTAAAGCAGACACTATGATTGGCGAGTCGCACGATGGTTTTACCATTCAAGCAGAAGGCTACTTCCATGAGTATGGCGATGCGATCAGCCAAGACGTTAATATTCCCGTGATCACGGTTGGCGGCCTGACGGATTTTGATGCTATCGAAGCAATTGCCAACAACACAGGCATAGAATACTTTGCCCTTTCAAGACCGCTGCTTTCTGAACCGCATTTAGTTAAGCGTTGGAAGGACGGAGATAGAAGCCCGGTAGAATGTGAGCGATGCTCTAAGTGTCGTACTAAGCGTGGTAACTTCTGCGTGGTGAATAAAGACCGAAAAGTGCAGCTTGCTCGTATGTAG
- a CDS encoding multidrug effflux MFS transporter, producing MSRGFDFKSILLACLVISIGQLSMGLVFPSLPWIAKDFDVSLEQAQLLVSVYLLGFGPSQFIYGPISDALGRKKVLLSGLLIAMLGLLMIIFFSHSFTSMVMGRFLQGLGTGCCAVLARASTRDRFSGADLPLAMSYIAMVASITPLFAPVIGGFINFHFGWHMVFISLLGYVSLAWFVLVFKFNETVNRLSAIPSPKTMFFQYKALLTSRYFMSFASIGWLNFSLMITTVSVMPFIMQNQIGMTSDQYAMWAVIPALGMLGGTSFCSRIRPILGNKKTLLCTPVLHFSAALWLFFCPLDPLYLMLGQFLMILGNGIALPCAQSLVMLPYHKNAGAAAAMSGGGQMIVSSIVSMGLVKLGLGEAWHLSIVITVFTLITLFNIFRGFGTQEARESQLS from the coding sequence ATGAGCCGTGGATTTGATTTTAAATCTATCTTATTGGCATGTTTGGTCATCAGTATTGGCCAGCTCAGTATGGGCTTGGTGTTTCCTTCTTTACCTTGGATCGCGAAAGATTTTGATGTCTCGCTAGAGCAAGCTCAGTTGTTGGTGAGTGTCTATTTGTTAGGTTTCGGGCCTTCTCAGTTTATTTATGGTCCTATCTCGGATGCTTTAGGGCGTAAAAAGGTTCTGCTGAGTGGTTTATTAATCGCTATGCTTGGATTATTGATGATCATCTTCTTCAGTCACTCCTTTACCAGTATGGTGATGGGGCGATTCCTGCAAGGTTTGGGGACTGGTTGTTGCGCGGTTTTGGCTCGCGCCTCCACGCGAGATAGATTCAGTGGGGCAGATTTGCCCTTGGCGATGTCTTATATCGCGATGGTTGCATCGATAACGCCTCTATTCGCGCCGGTTATTGGTGGTTTTATTAACTTCCATTTCGGCTGGCACATGGTGTTTATTTCGTTACTTGGATACGTCTCACTTGCTTGGTTTGTATTGGTGTTCAAGTTTAATGAGACCGTGAATAGGCTCTCGGCGATCCCTTCCCCCAAGACCATGTTCTTTCAATATAAAGCGTTACTGACCTCTCGTTATTTTATGAGTTTTGCGAGCATCGGTTGGCTTAACTTTAGCTTGATGATCACGACGGTCTCAGTGATGCCGTTCATCATGCAAAACCAGATTGGTATGACGTCGGATCAATATGCCATGTGGGCGGTGATTCCTGCGCTAGGTATGCTCGGAGGAACGAGTTTCTGTAGTCGTATCCGTCCTATATTAGGCAACAAGAAAACACTGCTGTGTACGCCGGTATTACACTTTTCCGCGGCCTTATGGCTTTTCTTTTGTCCACTTGATCCTCTGTACCTAATGCTTGGTCAATTCTTGATGATATTGGGTAATGGTATCGCGTTACCTTGTGCTCAGTCTTTAGTGATGTTGCCATATCATAAGAATGCTGGTGCCGCTGCTGCCATGTCTGGCGGTGGGCAAATGATCGTGTCTTCGATCGTGAGTATGGGATTGGTTAAGCTAGGTTTAGGCGAAGCGTGGCACTTATCGATTGTGATCACTGTTTTCACACTGATTACTTTGTTTAATATTTTTCGTGGTTTTGGCACCCAAGAAGCAAGAGAATCTCAGTTAAGCTAA
- a CDS encoding crotonase/enoyl-CoA hydratase family protein, which produces MPNLDRITCSIDENQIATVVLNRPDKLNAIDMAMFQGVNNMVTQLKKNTEIRAVIVKGEGADFCSGLDVKSLLTSKSGAMKLLFKWLPILPNAAQRFSLGWRDIPCPVIFAIHGRCWGGGLQLVCGGDFRIASPDANFSILEAKWGLIPDMGGAIAFRELMRKDHTLEMAMTAKVIDCETAKEYGLVTKIAEDPYAEAYALALECAHRSPDVVAANKKLYNKTWWSSPGMAVFYETWYQIKVGLGKNRAIAAQREMHPDKPRPYVARKFK; this is translated from the coding sequence ATGCCAAATCTCGACCGTATTACTTGTTCTATCGATGAAAACCAAATTGCGACGGTTGTGTTGAATCGGCCCGATAAGCTCAATGCTATTGATATGGCAATGTTCCAAGGCGTGAATAATATGGTGACTCAGCTGAAAAAGAACACCGAAATTCGCGCCGTAATAGTGAAAGGCGAGGGAGCTGATTTTTGTTCAGGGCTTGATGTTAAGTCCCTTTTAACGAGTAAATCTGGGGCAATGAAGCTCTTGTTCAAATGGCTACCGATATTGCCTAACGCTGCACAACGCTTTTCACTGGGTTGGCGAGATATTCCATGCCCGGTCATTTTTGCGATTCATGGTCGTTGTTGGGGAGGTGGTCTGCAATTGGTCTGTGGCGGTGATTTTAGAATTGCTAGCCCCGATGCGAACTTCTCAATATTGGAAGCAAAGTGGGGGTTGATTCCGGATATGGGGGGCGCTATCGCATTTCGAGAGTTAATGCGTAAAGATCATACTTTAGAAATGGCAATGACCGCTAAAGTGATCGACTGTGAAACCGCGAAAGAATATGGATTGGTGACAAAGATTGCCGAAGACCCTTACGCAGAAGCCTATGCATTGGCACTTGAGTGCGCGCATCGGTCGCCAGATGTTGTCGCTGCTAACAAGAAACTCTACAACAAGACTTGGTGGTCAAGCCCTGGCATGGCTGTGTTCTACGAGACTTGGTATCAGATAAAGGTAGGGTTAGGTAAGAACAGGGCGATTGCTGCTCAACGTGAAATGCATCCAGACAAACCACGCCCATACGTCGCCAGAAAGTTTAAATAG
- the folE gene encoding GTP cyclohydrolase I FolE, whose product MSGLSESAKLVKDALASRGLETPMRPNQVSREEKKERIEHHMREILTLLELDLTDDSLEETPQRIAKMYVDEIFSGLDYANFPKITVIENKMGVREMVRVKDITVTSTCEHHLVTIDGKAAVAYIPQGKIIGLSKINRIVRFFAQRPQVQERMTQQILVALQTLLETDDVAVTMDAVHYCVKSRGVMDATSETTTTALGGIFKSNPATRHEFLHGLR is encoded by the coding sequence ATGTCAGGTCTTAGCGAATCAGCGAAGTTAGTTAAAGATGCGCTAGCAAGCCGCGGGTTAGAGACACCAATGCGTCCTAATCAGGTTAGCCGAGAAGAGAAGAAGGAACGAATCGAACACCATATGCGCGAGATTCTCACTCTCCTTGAACTTGATCTTACGGACGATAGCCTGGAAGAAACACCGCAACGTATTGCTAAAATGTACGTTGATGAAATTTTCTCTGGTTTGGATTACGCCAACTTCCCTAAAATTACCGTCATTGAAAACAAGATGGGCGTTCGTGAGATGGTACGCGTAAAAGACATTACCGTGACCAGTACTTGTGAACACCATTTAGTGACAATTGATGGTAAAGCCGCAGTTGCTTACATTCCTCAAGGTAAGATCATTGGTCTTTCAAAGATCAATCGAATCGTTCGCTTCTTCGCACAGCGCCCACAAGTTCAAGAGCGTATGACTCAGCAGATCTTGGTTGCATTACAAACGCTACTCGAAACCGATGATGTGGCTGTTACGATGGATGCGGTCCACTACTGTGTGAAATCGCGTGGTGTTATGGATGCAACCAGTGAAACGACGACCACAGCTCTGGGGGGGATTTTTAAATCGAACCCGGCAACGCGACACGAGTTTTTACACGGTCTGCGTTAA
- the moeA gene encoding molybdopterin molybdotransferase MoeA produces the protein MGCCDAPGLMPIEDALDKLLSPIKPIQTTLSLPLAEALGYVLAEDILSPIFVPPFDNSAMDGYALRLTDLKNSRVLPLAGKSFAGQPFEGEWPSNTCIRIMTGAKIPEGCDAVIMQENTVETDAGIEIQQDDIKLNNNIRPTGDDIKQGDIVLSRGERLTPRDIPMIASLGVSHVTVLHKPKVAFFSTGDELKPLGQPLEDGQIYDSNRYGIKPLIEAFGCEAIDLGIIPDCPATLKETFEKAQELADVVITSGGVSVGEADYTKDILEELGQIGFWKLAIKPGKPFAFGELDDAWFCGLPGNPVSAMMTMYVLVQPMLAKLAGHSAWTAPESIPAITKSAFKKAPGRTDYQRGIYSIENGQFVVETTGNQSSGAFRSMSLANCFVVLERERGRVEVGETVQIQLFNSTLY, from the coding sequence ATGGGCTGTTGCGACGCTCCGGGCTTGATGCCAATTGAAGATGCGCTAGATAAGCTGCTATCACCAATCAAACCCATCCAAACGACTCTGTCTCTGCCTCTTGCTGAAGCTCTCGGTTATGTCCTTGCTGAAGACATTCTTTCCCCTATTTTTGTTCCTCCTTTTGATAACTCAGCAATGGATGGTTACGCGCTGCGCCTAACGGATCTAAAAAACAGCAGAGTCCTGCCATTAGCGGGCAAATCTTTTGCGGGTCAACCGTTTGAAGGCGAATGGCCTAGCAACACCTGTATTCGCATTATGACGGGAGCCAAGATCCCTGAAGGGTGTGACGCTGTCATCATGCAAGAAAATACCGTCGAAACGGACGCTGGGATAGAGATTCAACAAGACGATATCAAGCTGAACAATAACATCCGCCCAACTGGGGATGACATCAAACAAGGTGATATTGTGCTGAGCCGTGGCGAACGTTTAACGCCTCGCGATATTCCAATGATTGCGTCGTTGGGGGTCAGTCACGTGACGGTGTTACATAAGCCGAAAGTCGCTTTCTTCTCTACGGGTGATGAGTTAAAGCCATTAGGTCAGCCTCTTGAAGACGGTCAAATCTACGACAGCAATCGTTACGGTATTAAACCGCTGATTGAAGCGTTTGGTTGTGAAGCGATCGACCTCGGCATCATCCCCGACTGCCCAGCAACACTGAAAGAAACCTTCGAGAAAGCTCAAGAACTCGCAGATGTTGTCATCACGTCTGGTGGTGTGAGCGTTGGTGAGGCGGATTACACCAAAGACATCCTTGAAGAGCTTGGTCAAATTGGCTTCTGGAAACTGGCAATCAAACCGGGTAAACCGTTCGCATTCGGTGAATTGGATGACGCATGGTTTTGCGGCCTGCCGGGTAACCCAGTATCAGCGATGATGACCATGTATGTTTTGGTCCAACCAATGCTGGCTAAATTAGCCGGTCACTCGGCATGGACAGCGCCAGAATCGATTCCAGCGATAACAAAATCTGCATTCAAAAAAGCCCCAGGCCGCACGGATTACCAACGTGGTATCTACTCGATTGAAAACGGTCAGTTTGTCGTCGAAACAACAGGTAACCAAAGCTCCGGCGCTTTCCGCTCAATGAGTTTAGCAAACTGCTTTGTGGTACTGGAGCGTGAACGTGGTCGTGTTGAAGTTGGTGAAACAGTTCAGATTCAATTGTTTAACTCGACGCTTTACTAA
- a CDS encoding LruC domain-containing protein, with translation MRITTLSLLLSAPLVANAAPFDTCPSQAYLFQSKPVEVWGVNLVTGSTTLLEDDTGMDGNINGVGFDFADRYIYGYDTTNKRLVRLGKDFQAEVINTSGLPTDHTFYVGDVYDHVYYLYRTGKGLFTVDLSPLDSNPNATVTVTKVSGSPATVNLTDFAFHPSDGSLYGIDNNSGGLYQFNPTTGAETYIGNTGETGTFGAGYFDVNGYYYVSRNQDGKIYRINLSPDNATNIAAGIVPAVEFVSNGPSSNQNDGARCANAPVVDEDSNIDFGDAPDSYLTLLASNGPRHELDGMTWLGTNAPDADLDGYVTPQSDESIGIDDEWANGGIGFVTALEAGLDSKVVIEASTTGYLSAWIDWNQDGRFDGANEQVFTDYLLAAGENDLFLNVDINALTGTTWARFRFSQQTNLSYFGGSTSGEVVDIQVDVLNDGATARYFPSASGYATLAYEDNWPYKADYDMNDAVILYRITEILKDGKVIKSTIDGRLAAVGASYRNGFAVRLPNLAPSSVDSGNSYMKHNGVFTGLDMEDGRSESIFIVADDLTSKINTSCTFYRTRNSCKDNEQFSFQIGISLSDSGISTATWTDMPYDPFIFATPGYYHGENLPLHPGRSWEVHLPDQAPTEAFDAANLFEAGLGVDDSNPSTGKYFKTTENHPWALLITSTDEWDWPREEVDIVTAYPEFKQYAESGGETNQTWHQFPADNQRYEP, from the coding sequence ATGAGAATCACAACGTTAAGTTTGCTATTAAGTGCACCATTGGTCGCCAACGCAGCGCCATTCGATACCTGCCCGAGTCAGGCTTACTTGTTTCAGTCAAAGCCCGTCGAAGTTTGGGGCGTGAACCTAGTCACTGGATCAACCACTCTGTTAGAAGATGATACGGGGATGGATGGCAACATCAATGGTGTAGGTTTCGATTTTGCAGACAGATACATCTACGGTTACGACACCACCAACAAACGCCTAGTTCGTCTTGGAAAAGACTTCCAAGCAGAAGTCATCAATACCAGTGGATTACCAACCGATCACACCTTCTATGTCGGTGATGTCTATGACCACGTGTATTACCTTTATCGTACTGGTAAAGGGTTATTCACGGTTGACCTTTCTCCTTTAGATAGCAACCCAAATGCAACCGTAACGGTAACTAAAGTTTCAGGTAGCCCTGCCACCGTCAATTTGACTGACTTTGCTTTCCATCCAAGTGATGGTTCGCTGTATGGTATCGATAATAACTCGGGTGGCTTGTACCAATTTAACCCAACCACAGGTGCAGAAACTTACATTGGAAACACCGGAGAAACGGGGACATTCGGCGCAGGCTATTTTGATGTAAACGGCTACTATTATGTATCTCGAAATCAAGACGGTAAGATCTACCGAATCAACTTATCTCCCGACAACGCAACCAATATTGCAGCGGGGATTGTTCCAGCCGTTGAGTTTGTCTCGAATGGCCCTTCGTCTAATCAAAATGATGGCGCGCGTTGTGCGAATGCGCCGGTCGTCGATGAAGATTCCAACATCGACTTCGGTGACGCGCCAGACAGCTATTTAACGTTACTGGCCAGTAACGGTCCTCGACATGAACTGGATGGTATGACTTGGCTAGGCACAAACGCTCCCGACGCCGACCTCGATGGCTACGTAACACCACAATCGGATGAAAGTATCGGTATTGATGATGAGTGGGCAAACGGTGGTATCGGTTTTGTCACCGCTCTGGAGGCTGGACTGGATTCAAAAGTGGTGATTGAAGCTTCAACAACCGGTTACCTTTCGGCTTGGATAGACTGGAACCAAGATGGCCGCTTCGATGGCGCCAACGAGCAAGTATTTACAGACTATCTGTTAGCTGCTGGCGAAAACGACCTGTTCCTCAATGTCGATATCAACGCACTGACCGGAACGACATGGGCTCGATTTAGATTCAGTCAACAAACCAACTTAAGTTACTTTGGCGGCTCAACCTCTGGTGAAGTGGTCGATATTCAAGTCGATGTCCTTAACGATGGTGCCACAGCTCGTTACTTCCCTAGTGCTTCTGGCTACGCAACGCTCGCATACGAGGATAACTGGCCATATAAAGCTGACTACGACATGAACGACGCCGTAATCCTGTATCGAATCACTGAGATCCTTAAAGACGGTAAAGTGATTAAATCAACGATTGATGGGCGCTTGGCTGCGGTTGGAGCAAGTTACAGAAATGGTTTTGCGGTTCGCCTACCAAACTTGGCGCCATCGTCTGTTGATAGCGGCAACTCTTACATGAAACATAACGGCGTCTTCACGGGTTTAGATATGGAGGATGGGCGCAGTGAATCGATCTTTATTGTCGCTGACGACTTAACGTCTAAAATCAACACGTCATGTACGTTCTACCGAACCCGCAATTCATGTAAAGACAATGAGCAGTTCTCTTTTCAAATCGGTATCAGCTTATCTGACTCTGGCATCAGTACTGCCACATGGACGGATATGCCTTACGACCCGTTCATCTTTGCAACGCCCGGTTACTACCATGGAGAAAATCTGCCTCTGCACCCCGGACGCAGTTGGGAAGTTCACTTGCCAGATCAAGCGCCAACGGAAGCCTTTGATGCTGCTAACCTCTTCGAGGCTGGGTTAGGTGTCGATGACAGCAATCCATCAACTGGCAAATATTTCAAAACGACAGAGAACCACCCTTGGGCGTTACTCATTACATCAACGGATGAATGGGATTGGCCTCGAGAGGAAGTGGATATCGTCACCGCTTATCCAGAGTTTAAACAATACGCAGAATCCGGCGGAGAAACGAACCAAACATGGCACCAATTCCCTGCAGACAATCAACGTTACGAACCATAA